A section of the Gloeobacter violaceus PCC 7421 genome encodes:
- the malQ gene encoding 4-alpha-glucanotransferase, which yields MLLPRASGILLHPTSLPGPYGIGSLGSEAREFIDLMAITGQRFWQILPLAPTGYGNCPYMSCSAFAGNPLLVDPEDLVAQALIDKDDLAPDELKTTAGWHHPKINFEEAVAYKTRLLETACENFAAKGDSDKKLFWAYCEREGWWLDDYALFMALKEANDTLPWQEWDQGLALREGAVLKQQSRELRDRVFYHQFSQYLFSRQWSALKQYANGRGVSILGDLPIYVAADSADVWAHPHLFQLDESGNPTVVAGVPPDYFSATGQLWGNPIYDWEAMERNGYAWWINRIKRMLDMVDLVRIDHFRGFASYWEVEAGRTTAIDGRWIKGPGPQLFDAIEKALGSLPVVAEDLGVLTDEVETLRDRYGLFGMKVLQFAFDGMANNIHLPHNHVRSSIVYTGTHDNDTTVGWYNHSPRWVHEATERYLYLNTGWEIHWALVRCALASVCNLSILPMQDVLGLGSEARMNTPGVAEGNWDWRVGTFEAVEPWMRERLADLTALYGRWSG from the coding sequence TTGCTGCTTCCTAGAGCGAGTGGAATCCTCCTGCACCCGACCAGCCTGCCGGGTCCCTACGGGATCGGCAGTTTGGGCAGCGAGGCCCGTGAATTTATCGACCTGATGGCGATCACCGGCCAGCGCTTCTGGCAGATCTTGCCGCTGGCACCGACCGGCTACGGCAACTGCCCCTATATGTCCTGCTCGGCTTTTGCAGGAAACCCACTGCTGGTGGACCCGGAGGATCTGGTGGCGCAGGCACTCATCGACAAAGACGACCTGGCACCGGACGAGCTGAAGACGACCGCCGGCTGGCACCACCCGAAGATCAACTTCGAGGAGGCCGTCGCCTACAAGACGCGCTTACTCGAGACCGCCTGCGAAAATTTTGCCGCCAAAGGCGACAGCGACAAAAAACTCTTTTGGGCCTACTGCGAGCGCGAGGGCTGGTGGCTCGACGATTACGCCCTGTTCATGGCGCTCAAAGAAGCCAACGACACTCTGCCCTGGCAGGAGTGGGACCAGGGATTGGCGTTGCGCGAGGGGGCGGTCCTCAAGCAGCAGTCGCGCGAGTTGCGCGACCGGGTGTTCTATCACCAGTTCAGCCAGTATCTATTTTCCCGGCAGTGGAGTGCCCTCAAACAGTACGCCAACGGCCGCGGCGTGAGCATCCTGGGGGATCTGCCCATTTATGTCGCCGCCGACAGCGCCGATGTCTGGGCGCACCCGCATCTGTTTCAGCTCGACGAGAGCGGCAATCCGACGGTGGTGGCCGGGGTGCCGCCCGATTACTTCAGCGCCACCGGCCAGTTGTGGGGCAACCCCATCTACGACTGGGAGGCGATGGAGCGCAACGGCTACGCCTGGTGGATCAACCGCATCAAGCGCATGCTCGACATGGTGGACCTGGTGCGCATCGACCACTTTCGCGGTTTCGCATCGTACTGGGAAGTGGAGGCGGGCCGGACGACGGCCATCGACGGCCGCTGGATCAAAGGCCCCGGCCCACAACTGTTCGATGCGATCGAAAAGGCCCTGGGCAGCCTACCGGTGGTGGCGGAGGATCTGGGGGTGCTCACCGACGAGGTCGAAACACTGCGGGATCGCTATGGGCTGTTCGGCATGAAGGTGCTGCAGTTTGCCTTCGACGGCATGGCCAACAACATCCACCTGCCCCACAACCACGTGCGCAGTTCCATCGTCTACACCGGCACCCACGACAACGATACGACCGTGGGCTGGTACAACCACTCGCCGCGCTGGGTGCACGAGGCGACCGAGCGCTATCTCTACCTCAATACCGGCTGGGAAATCCACTGGGCGTTGGTGCGCTGCGCCCTTGCCTCGGTGTGCAATCTGTCGATCTTACCGATGCAGGATGTCCTGGGTCTGGGCAGCGAGGCGCGCATGAACACTCCCGGGGTAGCGGAGGGCAACTGGGACTGGCGGGTCGGCACCTTCGAGGCGGTCGAACCCTGGATGCGCGAGCGTCTGGCGGATTTGACGGCTCTTTACGGTCGTTGGTCGGGCTGA
- a CDS encoding N-acetylmuramoyl-L-alanine amidase: protein MRLPLLSLLLGFGLLCTSAGATEPRVVDRPILFGPARRALTLDYIRLHYDPEARDIAIIPRMVVVHWTGDGNLTSAFATFTPDRLPSVRADLKKGGALNVSTHFVVDRDGTIYRLMDEKRLARHVIGLNWTAIGIENIGGPRRPLTDAQLAANAWLVRDLANRHPTIAYLIGHHEYGRFRGSLLWRERVAGYFTGKSDPGADFMARLRARLQELKLKDRP, encoded by the coding sequence ATGCGTCTACCCTTGTTGAGCCTGCTGTTGGGGTTCGGCCTACTCTGCACGTCCGCCGGGGCCACCGAGCCGCGGGTCGTCGACAGGCCGATCCTCTTCGGTCCGGCCCGCCGCGCCCTTACCCTCGACTACATCCGCCTTCACTACGATCCCGAAGCCAGGGACATCGCCATTATCCCCCGTATGGTGGTGGTGCACTGGACTGGCGACGGAAACTTGACAAGCGCCTTTGCCACTTTCACTCCCGACCGGCTGCCGTCCGTCCGCGCCGACCTTAAAAAAGGCGGCGCGCTGAACGTCTCGACTCACTTCGTGGTGGATCGCGACGGCACGATTTACCGGCTGATGGACGAAAAGCGCCTGGCCCGCCACGTCATCGGCCTCAACTGGACGGCCATCGGCATCGAAAATATCGGCGGCCCCCGCCGCCCGCTCACCGACGCCCAACTGGCGGCCAACGCCTGGCTGGTGCGGGATCTGGCAAATCGTCACCCGACGATTGCGTATCTGATTGGTCACCACGAGTACGGCCGCTTTCGCGGCAGTCTCCTCTGGCGCGAGCGGGTAGCGGGGTATTTCACCGGCAAAAGCGATCCCGGGGCTGATTTTATGGCCCGTCTGCGCGCCCGGCTACAGGAACTCAAGCTCAAAGACCGGCCCTGA
- a CDS encoding metal ABC transporter ATP-binding protein → MLSVRDLNVSYGLRPALERVSFDVEAGRLVGVVGPNGAGKSTLVKAIMGVVPRRSGAVLLEGEPLEKVRERVAYIPQRAGIDWDFPALVREVVAMGCVPRMGWLARPARADRERVEAAIERVGLADLAHRRIGELSGGQQQRAFIARALVQQARLFLFDEPFAGVDQYTERSILGIFEQLRDAGCALLIVNHDLGDVVRHYDDLLILRGEVVAYGPREDVFTQANLNRAYLGPVAAV, encoded by the coding sequence ATGTTGTCAGTACGCGATCTCAACGTGAGCTACGGCCTGCGCCCGGCCCTGGAGCGGGTGAGTTTCGATGTAGAAGCCGGGCGGCTGGTAGGGGTGGTAGGCCCGAACGGCGCGGGCAAGTCGACACTGGTCAAGGCGATCATGGGCGTGGTGCCCCGCCGCTCAGGCGCGGTGCTGTTGGAGGGTGAACCCCTGGAGAAAGTGCGCGAGCGGGTTGCTTACATTCCCCAGCGCGCGGGCATCGATTGGGATTTCCCGGCCCTGGTGCGCGAGGTGGTGGCGATGGGCTGCGTGCCCCGCATGGGCTGGCTGGCTCGGCCGGCGCGCGCGGACCGCGAGCGGGTAGAGGCGGCCATCGAGCGCGTGGGCCTTGCGGATCTGGCCCATCGGCGCATCGGCGAACTGTCGGGCGGCCAGCAGCAGCGGGCCTTCATCGCCCGCGCCCTGGTGCAGCAGGCGCGGTTGTTTTTGTTTGACGAACCCTTCGCGGGTGTCGATCAGTACACCGAGCGGTCGATTTTGGGGATTTTCGAGCAACTGCGCGATGCGGGTTGTGCGCTCCTTATCGTCAACCATGACCTGGGGGATGTGGTGCGCCACTACGACGATCTGCTGATTTTGCGCGGTGAGGTGGTCGCCTACGGGCCGCGCGAGGATGTGTTTACCCAGGCCAATCTCAACCGGGCCTACCTGGGGCCGGTGGCTGCCGTCTAG
- a CDS encoding metal ABC transporter ATP-binding protein codes for MLTIANLSVRYRRNLALSEVNLAVEPRRIVGIIGPNGAGKSTLIKAVLDLIPAGGKVTLDGRPLRQQLHRVAYVPQRTAVDWDYPATVADVVMMGRCRHIGWLRRPGRPDREAVKSALERVGMTEYANRQIGELSGGQQQRVFLARALAQQADWLFLDEPFVGVDQTTEAVLFAIFRQLRDEGKTLLVVNHDLGEAVDHYDDILLLRNRVIAFGPREDVFTEANLAAAYGGLPGRFVYSGGGR; via the coding sequence ATGCTCACCATCGCCAATCTATCCGTCCGCTACCGCCGCAACCTTGCTCTAAGCGAGGTGAACCTTGCCGTCGAGCCGCGGCGGATCGTGGGGATCATCGGGCCGAACGGCGCCGGCAAATCGACGCTCATCAAGGCCGTACTGGATCTGATCCCCGCCGGGGGTAAAGTCACCCTGGACGGCCGGCCGCTCAGGCAGCAGCTGCACCGCGTCGCCTACGTGCCCCAGCGCACGGCGGTCGATTGGGACTACCCGGCGACGGTCGCGGACGTGGTGATGATGGGCCGCTGCCGCCACATCGGCTGGCTGCGCCGGCCCGGCCGGCCCGACCGTGAAGCGGTGAAATCGGCCCTCGAACGGGTGGGCATGACCGAGTACGCCAACCGCCAGATAGGCGAACTCTCCGGCGGCCAGCAGCAGCGGGTGTTTCTGGCCCGCGCCCTGGCTCAACAGGCGGACTGGTTGTTTCTCGATGAACCGTTTGTGGGGGTGGATCAGACCACCGAGGCGGTGCTGTTTGCGATTTTTAGGCAGCTGCGCGACGAGGGTAAGACGCTGCTAGTGGTCAACCACGACCTGGGCGAGGCGGTGGATCACTACGACGACATTTTGCTGCTACGCAACCGGGTGATAGCCTTCGGTCCCCGCGAAGACGTCTTCACCGAGGCGAACCTGGCGGCAGCCTACGGCGGTCTGCCGGGCCGCTTCGTCTATTCGGGGGGCGGGCGCTAG
- a CDS encoding metal ABC transporter permease has protein sequence MQELWQSLVGFVNLLVEPLGYEFMVRALISAVLVGSLCAVMGSYLVVRRLSLLGLVVSNSVVPGIAVAFLLYVNIFVGGFISGILATVGLGWLQGKTRIKEDAAMGVVLSTFFGLGILLITKIQAERKVNLNNFLFGNILGINTSDLITSAGIAAVVLLAVWALYKEFLLLSFDAQWAEAAGLPTRALHYAMMALTALTVVASMQAVGVALTIALMVIPAATAYLLTNRLATMMGLSVGLGVTSSVVGLYLSYYLNLSSGPTITLVSGLFFATVVLAGPLLLKVPTGSFLGRLKGMVVLEGASGALRPPEPAPPAPQPEGPAAATKPAMRIVRDSDGRLSLQPDQPSGVER, from the coding sequence GTGCAGGAACTGTGGCAGTCGCTGGTGGGCTTTGTGAATCTTTTGGTCGAACCGCTCGGCTATGAGTTCATGGTCAGAGCCTTGATTTCGGCGGTCCTGGTGGGCTCGCTGTGCGCGGTGATGGGCAGCTATCTGGTGGTGCGGCGGCTCTCGCTGTTGGGCCTGGTGGTCTCCAACTCGGTGGTGCCGGGAATCGCGGTGGCCTTCTTGCTCTACGTCAACATCTTCGTGGGCGGATTCATCTCGGGGATCCTGGCCACCGTGGGCCTCGGTTGGCTGCAGGGCAAAACGCGCATCAAAGAAGACGCGGCGATGGGCGTGGTGCTCTCGACCTTCTTTGGCCTGGGCATCTTGCTCATCACCAAAATCCAGGCCGAGCGCAAGGTCAACCTCAACAACTTCCTTTTCGGCAACATCCTGGGCATCAACACCTCCGACCTGATTACCAGTGCCGGGATCGCGGCGGTGGTGCTGCTGGCGGTCTGGGCGCTCTACAAAGAATTCTTGCTGCTGAGCTTCGACGCGCAGTGGGCAGAGGCGGCGGGGTTGCCCACCCGCGCGCTCCACTACGCGATGATGGCGCTCACGGCCCTCACGGTGGTCGCATCGATGCAGGCGGTCGGGGTGGCCCTGACCATTGCCTTGATGGTGATCCCGGCGGCAACCGCCTATCTGCTGACCAATCGACTGGCCACGATGATGGGCCTCTCCGTGGGCCTTGGGGTAACTTCCAGCGTCGTTGGTCTGTACTTGAGCTACTACCTCAACCTGTCCTCCGGCCCGACCATCACTCTAGTAAGTGGCCTATTCTTTGCCACCGTGGTGCTCGCAGGACCGCTGTTGCTCAAGGTGCCCACCGGCAGTTTTCTCGGCCGCCTCAAGGGAATGGTGGTACTGGAAGGCGCCTCAGGCGCGTTGCGGCCCCCCGAACCGGCTCCTCCTGCACCGCAGCCCGAAGGCCCGGCGGCGGCGACCAAACCGGCGATGCGCATCGTGCGCGACAGCGACGGCCGATTGAGTTTGCAGCCCGACCAACCGAGCGGGGTAGAGCGATGA
- a CDS encoding metal ABC transporter permease, with product MGWLEWLAEPLRYPFMQRALLSALLVGTICAITGSYLIVRRLALLGDAVSRAVMPGLAIAFIVGGNIFVGAFIAGVLSTALIGYIHTHSKIKEDTAMGLVFSGFFATGIILITKIQSETKVDLMHFLFGNILGVSESDLLATAVISAAVVATILLLFKELLFHSFDPLGAKAAGLPTEVLHLVLMSLIALTIVASMQSVGVVLVIALMIAPGATAYLLTRRLPSMMGLAVLLGAIASLVGLYLSYYLDIASGPAVVVVSIACFVLAFLFSPRQGLLTRLWQDRKADYAQKPAPPVVLR from the coding sequence ATGGGCTGGCTCGAATGGCTTGCCGAGCCGCTGCGCTACCCGTTCATGCAGCGGGCACTTCTCTCGGCCTTGCTGGTGGGTACCATCTGCGCCATCACCGGCAGCTATCTCATCGTGCGGCGCTTGGCGCTGTTGGGGGATGCGGTGAGCCGGGCGGTGATGCCGGGGCTTGCCATCGCCTTTATCGTGGGCGGCAACATCTTCGTGGGGGCGTTCATCGCCGGGGTGCTCTCCACCGCCCTGATTGGTTACATTCATACCCACTCGAAGATCAAAGAGGACACGGCGATGGGCCTGGTCTTCTCGGGCTTTTTTGCCACCGGCATCATCTTGATCACCAAGATCCAGAGCGAGACAAAAGTCGACTTGATGCACTTTCTGTTCGGCAACATCCTGGGGGTGAGCGAGTCGGACCTGCTCGCCACGGCCGTCATCTCCGCCGCCGTGGTGGCGACCATCCTGCTGTTATTTAAAGAACTGCTCTTCCACAGCTTCGACCCGCTCGGGGCGAAGGCGGCGGGACTGCCGACCGAGGTGTTGCACCTGGTGTTGATGAGCCTGATTGCCCTCACCATCGTCGCCTCGATGCAGTCGGTGGGGGTGGTGCTGGTGATCGCTTTGATGATCGCCCCCGGCGCTACGGCCTATCTGCTCACCCGCCGCCTGCCCTCGATGATGGGCCTCGCGGTGCTTTTGGGGGCCATTGCAAGCCTGGTGGGGTTGTACTTGAGCTATTACCTGGATATCGCCTCCGGTCCGGCGGTGGTCGTGGTCTCGATCGCTTGCTTTGTCCTGGCGTTTTTGTTCAGTCCCCGCCAGGGCCTCCTCACCCGTCTCTGGCAGGACCGCAAAGCCGACTATGCCCAAAAACCGGCGCCGCCTGTGGTCCTCAGGTGA
- a CDS encoding metal ABC transporter solute-binding protein, Zn/Mn family translates to MLEEQTVVQGERRGLWLLSLLIGLLFGGCAGGPAPGGDAQDAQQGTGSQYEAFLSGDKPKVAATSTILADMTRTVAGDGYSIYSILKPGADPHVYEPSPGDSRVLSRADLVLYNGFNLEPQLVKLIGATQNPAPKVPVAEVGGIKPYKLEKTAGIVAADPHAWGSAANGVRYVSAIEKSLVETFPKDKERFEANAANYRKDLEALDGWIREQIATIPEANRKLVSSHDAFQYYGRAYGLPVTGSILGVSTEEEPSARKIAQLVETIRKEQVRAVFIETSTAPELLQSLARDAGVKIGGTLYSDSVGAQGTAGDTYIKMLTANTRTIVEALGGTYTAFVPPSASK, encoded by the coding sequence TTGTTGGAGGAACAGACGGTGGTGCAGGGCGAAAGGCGTGGACTATGGTTACTTTCTCTGTTGATTGGGTTGCTGTTCGGGGGTTGCGCGGGCGGCCCGGCCCCCGGCGGTGATGCCCAGGATGCCCAGCAGGGCACCGGCAGTCAGTACGAAGCCTTCCTCAGTGGCGACAAGCCGAAGGTGGCCGCCACCAGCACCATCCTGGCGGACATGACCCGCACGGTGGCCGGTGACGGCTACAGCATCTACAGTATTTTGAAGCCCGGCGCCGACCCGCACGTCTACGAGCCCTCACCGGGCGACTCGCGGGTGCTCTCGCGGGCGGACCTGGTGCTCTACAACGGCTTCAACCTGGAGCCGCAACTGGTGAAGCTGATCGGGGCCACGCAGAACCCCGCTCCCAAGGTTCCCGTCGCCGAAGTAGGAGGCATCAAGCCATACAAATTGGAGAAAACGGCGGGCATCGTGGCCGCCGACCCGCACGCCTGGGGTTCGGCGGCCAATGGTGTGCGGTACGTGAGTGCGATCGAGAAGAGTCTGGTTGAAACTTTTCCGAAGGACAAGGAGCGCTTCGAAGCCAACGCCGCGAACTACCGCAAGGACCTCGAAGCCCTCGACGGCTGGATCCGGGAGCAAATCGCCACGATCCCCGAGGCCAACCGCAAACTGGTCAGCTCCCACGACGCCTTTCAGTACTACGGCCGGGCCTACGGCCTGCCGGTGACGGGTTCAATCTTGGGAGTGTCCACCGAGGAGGAGCCGAGTGCGCGCAAGATCGCCCAACTCGTCGAAACCATCCGCAAAGAGCAGGTGCGCGCCGTGTTCATCGAGACTTCCACCGCCCCCGAGCTGTTGCAGTCGCTCGCGCGCGACGCGGGGGTCAAAATCGGCGGCACTCTCTACTCCGATTCGGTCGGGGCGCAAGGGACGGCGGGGGATACTTACATCAAGATGCTCACCGCCAACACCCGCACGATCGTCGAAGCACTGGGCGGCACCTACACCGCTTTCGTCCCCCCCTCTGCCAGTAAGTAG